A region from the Algoriphagus machipongonensis genome encodes:
- a CDS encoding GumC family protein: MEKLDLSQLDNEEKALEIRYVVAKYIRYWPWYILFISLFLSFTFLFHRYTVDEYEVTGSMIIKTNTSPEARILDRSNIFSSGINLENDILRLRSKNLAHEALKKVHFDVEYYAKTNIKAIELYDRSPIRIEVDWDHLQVTDAPAELQILSEENYKIVPENSGFMDFNSAMAAGDESIYDKTFTFGEEVETSRSKFTVFLVNPGRAGESIVFNLRNPAVLEEQLGRSIDVTLANEYSSVLRLGTKTKVVEKGRDYINALMTSYIDYDLNEKNRIQENTIKFIEEQLGFLEDSLKNKEQELQKFKVDNKMLDVSAEFSNILSKMNTLDEMKAELDYQLDYFEQIRRYMEEKRKDFSDVIAPSVIGVPDPLLNGLIQTMVTLSQDRRKLLATVNENHPEVEKIDVQMEKAQDALFENVVNLIANTRQKKANIQKDIDFYDSQFATLPESESQYTGIFREFKLRESLYTYLLEKRAEAGIAMASNVSDNSILDYAKRGTLIFPKKQQNYGLAIVLGFLIPFGFIVVRDIFDDTIKDQRDLKKNFMIPQLGIIGYSQKGTNQVVLEHPKSAVAESFRSLRSAISYLASGKNTKKILVTSSVSGEGKTFTSLNLASAMALGSKKTVVVGGDLRRPKLASYFGHSEKVGLSTYLIGKVEAEEIVFESQHDNLYFVPSGIIPPNPAELLQTQRLKDLLSFLDERFDIIIFDTPPMGLVSETIDLMRLFDINLYVVRQSYTVKDHLVMINDLFNNKQVKNVYGVFNGIINSGYHYEGYNYGYGNTYLYSQNNKYMYNYYGEDLDSKKKRIKKMDSGLWKKFKNILRVK, encoded by the coding sequence ATGGAGAAATTAGATTTAAGCCAACTCGATAATGAAGAGAAAGCCTTAGAAATAAGGTATGTCGTTGCCAAATACATTCGTTATTGGCCTTGGTATATTTTGTTCATTTCCCTATTTCTTTCTTTTACTTTTTTGTTTCATCGTTATACCGTAGATGAATATGAGGTAACTGGTTCCATGATCATCAAAACCAACACCTCTCCAGAGGCCAGGATATTAGATAGGTCAAATATTTTTTCTTCAGGAATCAATTTGGAAAATGACATTCTTCGACTGCGTTCTAAAAATTTAGCGCATGAAGCTTTGAAAAAGGTTCATTTTGATGTGGAGTATTATGCCAAGACTAATATCAAAGCAATTGAATTGTATGATAGGTCTCCGATTCGCATAGAGGTGGATTGGGATCACTTACAGGTGACTGATGCTCCCGCTGAATTACAGATATTATCAGAAGAGAATTATAAGATTGTTCCTGAGAACTCAGGATTCATGGATTTTAACTCGGCTATGGCAGCTGGAGATGAATCCATCTATGATAAGACCTTTACTTTTGGAGAAGAAGTAGAAACGAGTAGATCCAAATTTACTGTTTTCCTTGTCAATCCAGGGAGAGCTGGAGAATCAATAGTTTTTAATCTTAGGAACCCTGCAGTATTGGAGGAACAATTAGGGAGATCCATTGACGTAACTTTAGCCAATGAATATAGTTCTGTTTTAAGGTTAGGAACCAAAACTAAAGTGGTTGAAAAAGGGAGAGATTACATCAATGCTTTGATGACTTCTTATATCGATTATGACCTTAATGAGAAAAATAGGATCCAGGAAAACACCATTAAATTTATTGAGGAGCAGTTAGGGTTCTTAGAAGATTCTTTGAAGAACAAGGAGCAGGAGCTACAAAAGTTTAAGGTAGATAATAAAATGCTCGATGTGTCTGCGGAATTTTCCAACATTTTGTCCAAGATGAATACATTGGATGAGATGAAAGCCGAGCTAGATTATCAGCTGGATTATTTTGAGCAGATTCGGCGATACATGGAGGAAAAGAGAAAGGATTTCTCCGATGTGATTGCTCCATCTGTTATTGGAGTTCCCGATCCCTTGTTGAATGGCTTAATTCAAACCATGGTCACCTTATCCCAAGACCGCCGGAAATTACTTGCCACTGTCAATGAAAACCACCCTGAAGTGGAAAAGATTGACGTTCAAATGGAAAAAGCACAGGATGCCTTATTTGAGAATGTGGTTAATCTAATTGCTAATACCCGTCAGAAGAAAGCTAATATTCAAAAGGACATAGATTTTTATGATTCTCAGTTTGCAACTTTACCCGAATCAGAATCGCAGTACACAGGAATATTTAGGGAATTTAAATTAAGAGAGTCCCTATATACTTACCTGTTGGAAAAGAGGGCGGAAGCGGGGATAGCCATGGCGAGCAATGTTTCAGATAATTCTATTTTGGATTATGCCAAAAGAGGAACCTTGATATTCCCCAAAAAACAGCAGAATTATGGTTTAGCTATCGTTTTGGGCTTTTTAATACCCTTCGGGTTTATTGTTGTTAGAGATATTTTCGACGATACGATTAAGGATCAAAGAGATTTAAAAAAGAATTTCATGATCCCGCAGCTTGGTATTATTGGCTATAGTCAAAAAGGCACGAATCAGGTGGTTTTAGAACACCCTAAATCAGCGGTAGCAGAATCATTCAGGTCTTTACGTTCGGCCATCTCTTATTTAGCCAGCGGTAAAAACACAAAGAAGATCTTGGTGACTTCCTCCGTTTCAGGAGAGGGGAAAACATTTACTTCTTTGAACTTGGCCTCTGCAATGGCATTGGGTTCCAAAAAAACTGTCGTAGTAGGAGGTGACTTGAGAAGACCCAAATTGGCTTCATATTTTGGACATTCAGAAAAAGTTGGTTTATCTACCTATTTGATTGGTAAAGTAGAAGCTGAAGAAATAGTGTTTGAAAGTCAGCATGATAACTTGTATTTTGTTCCATCAGGAATTATTCCACCCAATCCAGCGGAGTTATTACAAACACAGAGGCTTAAGGATTTGCTTAGTTTTTTAGATGAACGCTTCGATATAATTATTTTTGATACCCCACCGATGGGCTTAGTGTCTGAGACGATTGATTTAATGCGCCTTTTTGATATCAATCTTTATGTGGTAAGACAAAGCTATACGGTTAAGGATCACTTGGTTATGATCAATGACTTGTTCAATAATAAACAAGTGAAAAATGTCTACGGAGTTTTTAATGGTATAATTAATTCAGGATATCATTACGAAGGGTATAATTATGGCTATGGTAACACTTACTTATATTCGCAGAATAATAAGTACATGTATAATTACTATGGAGAAGATCTTGATTCAAAGAAAAAACGAATCAAAAAGATGGACTCTGGACTCTGGAAGAAGTTCAAAAACATCCTGAGAGTAAAATAA
- a CDS encoding four helix bundle protein: MDSDFAFKELKVWQMSIDFADIILDLVENLNSSFKHYRLVEQIEASSVSISSNIAEGKGRESKKEYIRFLYIARGSLYESISILTLFEKRKWITKEVLEKLEKMGIEIASMLKGLIKAIARTL; the protein is encoded by the coding sequence ATGGATAGTGATTTTGCATTTAAAGAGCTTAAAGTTTGGCAAATGTCAATTGATTTTGCGGATATCATTCTAGATCTAGTAGAAAACTTAAATTCATCCTTCAAACATTACAGACTGGTAGAGCAAATAGAAGCAAGTTCTGTTTCCATTTCTTCAAACATTGCAGAGGGAAAAGGCAGAGAGTCAAAGAAGGAGTATATACGATTTCTGTATATCGCGAGAGGGTCATTGTACGAATCTATTTCTATTTTAACTCTGTTTGAGAAGAGAAAGTGGATAACAAAGGAAGTTTTAGAAAAACTAGAAAAGATGGGAATTGAAATAGCATCCATGCTCAAAGGTCTAATAAAGGCAATCGCTAGAACCTTATAA
- a CDS encoding GumC family protein produces the protein MYPNTPNPSNSGQNPFMVQKEDEIDLKILLFNYLQYWPLILASMVLGLFLAFGFNRYSTSIYKVESSVLVEDEEPALGMDLFESAGFSGLQSKSNIENEIGILKSFSLAEEAVSELNLNVQYYEEGFITTNQIYQKLPIVLTVDWNQSQLVGGGFRLEVIDENSFELSIEDDEFKIYNPDDPFYKILPEEEITLEKSVYSFGEQIKGDFFSFKVDLISAVPEDVFQFSLADTPTLALKYKEELAVAPINKQASILSLSLETPVRKLGEDYINKLMEMYLQRELEEKNLASENTVKFINQQLSGISDSLTFSENKLQQYRTENKVFNLSEEGSVIFERLQELEKEKAQTEINLKYYQTLSEYLENNQAGEIVAPSIVGVTDPLLNSLVERMSELQAERIRLTSNFTEQSPAVRENANTMQNTAKALKENVTSAIANTNNLIADLNNQIRMIERDVNSLPETERNLLGYQRQFTINENIYIYLLQKKAEAEITKASNMPKNAILDFAKSGQEPVAPKRSLNLLIGLILGLILPIGFITIKDFLNTKIEDPKELENQIKVPLIGMVGRNNSEDALPVLNNPRSTVTESFRSLRADMTYLSQQKENLTILFTSSISGEGKTFVSINMASVYALMGKKTILIGLDLRKPKIAEDFDLANDKGMSTCLSSNTPWQSVVKTSGHPDFDVILSGPIPPNPAELLLQEKFTTIVDEIKEAYDVIVFDCPPVGLVSETKELFALADISFYVFRQGYSMKGNTQILNNLVEKGGVSKIYGILNDVHIDKGYGYGYGYGYGYGYGGNSYGYHEEEVQLPWWKRALRRKN, from the coding sequence ATGTACCCCAATACTCCAAATCCTTCTAATTCAGGACAAAACCCATTTATGGTGCAAAAGGAGGATGAAATAGATTTAAAGATTTTACTCTTTAACTACTTGCAATACTGGCCTTTAATTCTAGCCTCCATGGTTTTAGGCCTTTTTTTGGCTTTTGGATTCAACAGGTACTCAACATCTATTTATAAAGTTGAATCAAGTGTATTGGTTGAGGATGAGGAACCGGCCTTGGGTATGGATTTATTTGAATCAGCAGGTTTTAGCGGTCTTCAAAGTAAGAGCAATATTGAGAATGAAATTGGGATTCTAAAGTCTTTTTCCCTAGCTGAAGAGGCTGTATCGGAATTAAATCTGAATGTTCAGTATTATGAAGAAGGCTTTATTACCACTAATCAGATTTATCAAAAGCTTCCTATTGTTCTAACTGTTGATTGGAATCAATCTCAGCTCGTAGGAGGAGGCTTTAGGTTGGAGGTGATTGACGAAAACTCCTTTGAGCTTTCTATAGAGGATGATGAATTTAAAATCTATAATCCTGATGATCCTTTTTATAAGATTCTTCCAGAAGAGGAAATCACTCTTGAAAAATCGGTTTATAGCTTTGGAGAGCAAATAAAAGGTGATTTTTTCTCATTTAAAGTAGATCTTATCTCAGCCGTGCCTGAGGACGTGTTTCAATTCAGCTTGGCAGACACACCTACTTTGGCATTAAAATATAAAGAAGAACTAGCAGTAGCACCAATTAACAAACAGGCATCTATCCTTTCACTAAGTTTAGAGACACCTGTTAGAAAATTGGGTGAGGATTACATTAATAAATTGATGGAGATGTACCTTCAAAGAGAGTTGGAGGAAAAAAACCTTGCCTCCGAAAATACTGTGAAGTTTATTAACCAACAACTTTCTGGAATATCTGATTCTCTTACCTTTTCTGAAAATAAACTCCAACAATATAGAACTGAAAATAAGGTGTTTAACCTTTCCGAAGAAGGGTCTGTAATTTTTGAGAGATTGCAAGAGTTAGAAAAGGAAAAGGCCCAGACAGAAATAAACCTTAAATATTATCAAACCTTAAGTGAGTATTTAGAAAATAATCAGGCAGGTGAAATTGTTGCTCCTTCCATCGTTGGAGTAACAGACCCTTTGTTGAATTCATTGGTTGAAAGAATGAGTGAACTTCAGGCAGAGCGGATTCGACTTACCTCCAATTTTACAGAACAGTCTCCTGCAGTGAGGGAGAATGCGAATACCATGCAGAATACAGCTAAAGCATTGAAAGAGAATGTTACTTCTGCAATTGCAAATACCAATAACTTAATTGCTGATCTGAATAATCAGATACGCATGATTGAGCGGGATGTGAACTCCCTACCGGAAACTGAAAGAAACTTATTAGGGTATCAGCGTCAGTTTACAATTAATGAGAATATTTACATATATCTCTTACAAAAAAAGGCAGAGGCTGAAATTACTAAGGCATCCAATATGCCAAAGAACGCCATTTTGGACTTTGCTAAATCAGGTCAAGAACCCGTAGCTCCGAAGCGTTCTTTAAATTTGTTGATTGGGCTGATACTTGGGTTAATATTACCGATAGGCTTTATTACTATCAAGGATTTTTTAAATACTAAAATTGAAGATCCTAAGGAACTGGAAAATCAAATTAAAGTTCCATTAATCGGAATGGTAGGAAGAAATAATTCGGAGGATGCCTTGCCTGTGTTAAATAATCCTAGGTCCACGGTTACCGAATCCTTCCGATCTCTTAGAGCAGATATGACTTACTTAAGTCAGCAAAAGGAAAACTTAACCATACTCTTTACCTCCTCCATTTCCGGAGAAGGTAAAACTTTTGTATCCATTAATATGGCTTCCGTTTATGCTCTGATGGGTAAGAAGACCATTTTGATTGGTCTGGATTTAAGAAAGCCGAAAATTGCAGAAGACTTTGATTTGGCAAATGATAAGGGAATGAGTACCTGTTTAAGTTCCAATACTCCTTGGCAATCCGTTGTGAAAACCTCCGGTCATCCAGATTTTGATGTAATTCTTTCAGGCCCCATTCCCCCGAACCCTGCTGAACTTTTACTCCAAGAGAAGTTTACCACAATAGTTGATGAGATTAAAGAGGCCTATGATGTCATAGTTTTTGACTGTCCTCCAGTTGGATTGGTTTCAGAAACAAAAGAATTATTTGCCTTGGCAGATATTAGTTTCTACGTATTCCGTCAAGGTTATTCCATGAAAGGAAATACTCAAATTTTGAATAACCTGGTAGAAAAAGGCGGAGTAAGCAAAATCTATGGAATTCTAAATGATGTCCATATAGATAAGGGCTATGGCTACGGTTATGGCTACGGTTATGGCTATGGATACGGAGGAAATTCTTATGGATATCATGAGGAAGAAGTTCAGTTGCCATGGTGGAAAAGGGCGTTGAGAAGAAAAAACTGA
- a CDS encoding polysaccharide biosynthesis/export family protein, giving the protein MRRFLLRVLPIVALVFAASCISNEKIIYLQNLEDNPVIEDGELITYEIPEYKLQYNDIVDVNIQTVEDMEQFGFNNKPTQMNPQMGNVSAQSGGDIYYMTGFTVDQKGNVRLPIVGEVNVEDLTLDEARVEIEAKLREYVKSELFVKVKLGGVRYSALGEFRRPGKYTVLQDRMTIFEAIANAGDLTTVAKRSDVLLIRQYPEGTRIHRIDLLDRQIVQSPFYFIQPNDQIYVEPMKVRETGTGENTAQTLALVFAGISSVALILNLLK; this is encoded by the coding sequence ATGCGGAGGTTCCTTTTAAGGGTTTTACCAATAGTAGCATTAGTTTTTGCTGCATCCTGTATCTCAAATGAGAAAATTATTTACTTACAAAACTTGGAAGATAATCCAGTTATAGAGGATGGTGAGTTAATTACCTATGAAATCCCAGAATATAAACTTCAATACAATGATATTGTAGATGTTAATATCCAAACTGTTGAGGATATGGAGCAATTTGGTTTTAATAATAAGCCAACACAAATGAATCCTCAAATGGGAAATGTGTCAGCTCAAAGTGGAGGGGATATTTACTATATGACTGGTTTCACTGTTGATCAAAAAGGCAATGTGAGACTTCCTATTGTAGGAGAAGTAAATGTGGAAGATTTGACACTGGATGAAGCTAGAGTTGAAATTGAAGCTAAACTTAGAGAATACGTTAAATCAGAGTTATTTGTTAAAGTAAAACTTGGTGGAGTTCGATACTCTGCTTTGGGAGAGTTTAGAAGACCTGGGAAATATACAGTATTACAAGATAGAATGACTATTTTTGAGGCCATTGCCAATGCAGGTGATTTAACTACAGTAGCAAAAAGAAGTGATGTTCTGCTGATTCGTCAGTATCCCGAAGGAACAAGAATTCATAGAATTGATCTATTGGATAGGCAAATTGTACAATCACCCTTTTACTTTATCCAACCCAATGATCAGATTTATGTGGAGCCCATGAAGGTTCGTGAAACTGGTACAGGTGAAAATACCGCACAAACCTTGGCATTAGTTTTTGCCGGTATCTCATCCGTTGCTCTAATCCTTAATTTACTCAAATAA
- a CDS encoding mannose-1-phosphate guanylyltransferase: MKKINVILSGGVGSRLWPLSRKSRPKQYLPIFDGNTLFQKTAKRNSEFCDEILVVGNCENFELSRKDLESSEIEQYKEIIEACPRNTAAAIAFAAFQANPEDILFVTPSDHLIESGAEYKKAIKRAIELAKNGFIVTFGLNAKKPETGFGYIEAEGEEVKSFREKPNKETAEAFIKAGNFYWNSGMFCFQAGVFLEELKAFEPEVYEKSKLVFDKSKDGFLDLDLSMQIPSISVDYAVMERTKKIKVVPSYFSWSDMGSFESIYDYFKKQGHSIDSKGNMVIGTDIHTEFTGLKNTILVHTSDAILVLKKDNAQDVKKVFERLEKEKPQIVS; the protein is encoded by the coding sequence TTGAAAAAAATTAATGTAATTCTCTCAGGAGGAGTTGGTTCAAGGTTATGGCCTCTATCTAGAAAGTCAAGGCCAAAGCAATATTTACCTATTTTTGATGGAAATACGCTGTTTCAAAAAACAGCAAAGCGAAATTCAGAATTTTGCGATGAGATTTTGGTAGTTGGCAATTGTGAAAATTTTGAATTATCCAGAAAGGATTTAGAATCATCTGAAATTGAGCAATACAAGGAAATAATAGAAGCTTGTCCTAGAAATACAGCAGCTGCAATAGCATTTGCAGCTTTTCAAGCCAATCCTGAGGATATCTTGTTTGTTACTCCTTCTGATCATTTGATTGAATCGGGAGCAGAATATAAAAAGGCTATTAAAAGAGCCATTGAGCTTGCCAAAAATGGATTCATTGTTACTTTTGGATTAAATGCCAAAAAACCTGAGACTGGTTTTGGGTACATTGAGGCTGAAGGAGAGGAAGTAAAGAGCTTTCGAGAGAAACCAAATAAAGAAACAGCAGAAGCATTTATCAAAGCAGGAAACTTTTATTGGAATTCTGGGATGTTCTGCTTTCAAGCAGGAGTCTTTTTAGAAGAGTTGAAAGCTTTTGAACCTGAGGTTTATGAGAAATCCAAGTTAGTATTTGATAAATCTAAAGATGGATTCTTGGATCTTGATTTATCCATGCAGATACCTTCCATTTCTGTGGATTATGCGGTAATGGAAAGAACCAAAAAAATCAAGGTAGTACCTTCCTATTTCTCTTGGTCTGATATGGGTTCATTTGAATCCATTTACGATTACTTTAAAAAACAAGGTCATAGTATTGATTCCAAAGGAAATATGGTCATAGGTACAGACATCCATACCGAGTTTACTGGCTTAAAGAATACCATTTTGGTTCACACCTCAGATGCTATCCTTGTTCTCAAAAAAGACAATGCCCAGGATGTAAAGAAGGTTTTTGAGAGGTTGGAGAAGGAAAAGCCACAAATAGTTTCTTAA
- a CDS encoding polysaccharide biosynthesis/export family protein — translation MRKILQLLLLVLIVTSCISNKRITYLQNLPDNEPIELDEFIPYAEVDYEYILQPFDIVEISFASSDEELTKAFSFQNSGSGNNGGMGAGGGGGGQGSDPLYFRGYSIDQEGNVEVPMLGKINIAGLTEEDAKNKVQNEINTFFKEEVYVRLRIAGIRYTTLGEFNSVGVKIIYKNRATIFDALANSGETSILGKKNKLFIIRQYDGGTKIHQINLNDRSILASPFYFIQPNDILYMEPMNIRQIGTADNLTASLALFAGLLASTLLIINLVTGN, via the coding sequence ATGAGAAAAATTTTACAGCTCTTATTGTTGGTTTTGATAGTAACCTCTTGTATCAGCAATAAAAGGATTACTTACCTACAGAATTTACCGGATAACGAGCCCATAGAATTGGATGAATTCATTCCCTATGCAGAAGTTGACTATGAATATATTTTACAACCCTTTGATATTGTAGAAATCAGTTTTGCTTCTTCTGATGAAGAACTGACTAAAGCATTTTCATTCCAGAATTCTGGATCTGGAAATAACGGTGGAATGGGTGCAGGAGGCGGCGGCGGAGGCCAAGGTTCCGATCCATTGTATTTTAGAGGATATAGCATTGACCAAGAAGGAAATGTGGAAGTACCAATGTTAGGCAAAATCAATATTGCTGGATTAACAGAGGAGGATGCAAAGAATAAGGTTCAAAATGAGATAAATACCTTCTTTAAAGAGGAGGTTTATGTTCGCTTAAGGATTGCGGGAATACGGTATACCACTTTAGGTGAATTTAATAGTGTAGGCGTAAAGATTATCTATAAAAATAGAGCCACCATTTTTGATGCATTGGCCAATTCTGGTGAAACTTCAATTTTGGGAAAAAAGAACAAACTGTTTATCATTCGCCAGTATGATGGAGGAACAAAGATTCATCAAATTAATCTGAACGATAGGTCAATCCTTGCTAGCCCCTTTTATTTTATTCAACCAAATGATATCTTGTATATGGAACCGATGAATATCAGACAAATTGGTACAGCGGATAATTTAACGGCTTCATTAGCTTTGTTTGCAGGCTTACTTGCTTCTACTTTGTTAATTATTAATTTGGTCACGGGGAATTAA
- the msrB gene encoding peptide-methionine (R)-S-oxide reductase MsrB, translated as MINWNDVIKYANHGNPEPPKRVEKSEEEWRSLLSPEEYRIARQKGTERAHSSEMCNIFEPGKYACVCCDTELFDSTVKFDSGTGWPSFAQPIELNHVAYTKDVSFGMIRVECTCNVCDAHLGHVFPDGPEPSGLRYCINAVSLKKV; from the coding sequence ATGATCAACTGGAATGATGTAATTAAGTATGCAAATCATGGCAATCCTGAACCACCCAAAAGAGTGGAAAAGTCTGAGGAGGAGTGGAGGTCTCTTCTTAGCCCTGAAGAATATAGAATTGCAAGACAAAAAGGTACAGAAAGAGCACATAGTTCTGAAATGTGTAATATTTTCGAACCGGGTAAGTATGCCTGTGTTTGCTGTGATACTGAATTATTTGACTCGACGGTAAAATTTGATAGCGGCACAGGTTGGCCATCATTTGCCCAGCCAATCGAGTTGAATCATGTAGCTTATACCAAAGATGTAAGTTTCGGGATGATTCGGGTTGAATGTACCTGTAATGTTTGCGATGCTCATTTAGGACATGTTTTTCCTGATGGACCCGAGCCAAGTGGGCTACGATATTGTATTAATGCAGTTTCCCTGAAAAAGGTATAA
- a CDS encoding GNAT family N-acetyltransferase has translation MEIRKGCEKDLPQIISLLKASLGESMIPKSLNLWKWKHINNPFGASPFLVAEENGEVIGLRAFLRWEFLLHDQVIKACRAVDTSVHPDFQGRGIFNKLTLALIDQIKEEGIDLIFNTPNAESMPGYLKMDWMKWGKLPLKLDFHLTSGKNKHPLQPDSWNKIEQLVSKLEKEDLSKSHQTNIRKGYLKWRYLDCPLFPYYFISDESSYLLFYRIKEGKMGRELRIVDLFTLNTFEGKQKTELKKALKSAQRLSGARFTSFSGLVYPNQSALVLGSLPILKAGPMVTLREVAESIDPMEIDWTWSLGDLEVF, from the coding sequence ATGGAAATAAGAAAAGGGTGCGAAAAAGACCTGCCACAGATCATTTCTTTGTTAAAGGCATCACTGGGTGAGTCAATGATTCCTAAGTCATTAAATTTATGGAAATGGAAGCATATAAATAACCCTTTTGGAGCTTCTCCATTTCTAGTGGCTGAAGAAAATGGGGAGGTTATAGGGCTGAGGGCGTTTTTGAGATGGGAATTTCTGCTTCATGATCAAGTGATCAAAGCTTGCAGGGCAGTTGATACTTCGGTTCACCCGGATTTTCAGGGAAGAGGTATTTTTAATAAACTCACTTTAGCTTTAATAGATCAAATTAAAGAAGAAGGGATTGATTTAATCTTTAATACTCCAAATGCTGAGAGTATGCCGGGATACCTGAAGATGGACTGGATGAAATGGGGAAAGTTACCTTTGAAATTAGATTTCCATCTTACTTCAGGGAAAAACAAACATCCCCTTCAGCCTGATTCTTGGAATAAAATAGAGCAATTGGTATCCAAGCTTGAAAAAGAAGATTTAAGTAAATCCCATCAAACAAATATTAGGAAAGGGTATTTGAAGTGGAGGTATCTAGATTGCCCTTTATTCCCCTATTATTTTATCTCGGATGAAAGTTCTTACCTATTATTTTATAGAATTAAAGAAGGTAAAATGGGGAGAGAGCTTAGGATAGTTGATTTATTTACGTTGAATACCTTCGAGGGAAAACAAAAAACGGAGTTAAAGAAAGCCCTTAAAAGTGCGCAAAGATTATCCGGAGCTAGATTTACCTCTTTTTCTGGTTTAGTTTACCCAAATCAGAGTGCGTTAGTTTTGGGTTCATTACCTATATTAAAAGCGGGACCTATGGTGACTTTAAGAGAAGTAGCAGAATCAATTGATCCTATGGAAATAGATTGGACTTGGTCACTTGGAGACTTAGAAGTTTTTTAG
- the kdsB gene encoding 3-deoxy-manno-octulosonate cytidylyltransferase — MKIAALIPARYASTRLPAKLVQDLGGKSVIQRTYLSTQATGVFDEVWVVTDHEEIANQIKELGGNVFFSQKEHESGSDRIAEALESVHSDIIVNVQGDEPFQDKDSLADLVAEFTNTGVEVASLKTMISEDEAQNPNFVKVVTDHLGDALYFSRSAIPYNRDKIKRLSYWKHIGVYAYRRKALLGFTQMKKSELETLEMLEQLRLLENGVKIRMVETKHHTVAIDTLEDLERARSILGLK; from the coding sequence TTGAAAATTGCAGCCTTAATTCCTGCTAGGTATGCTTCCACAAGATTGCCGGCTAAGTTGGTTCAAGACTTAGGCGGTAAATCTGTCATCCAGAGGACCTATTTAAGTACCCAAGCTACAGGTGTTTTTGATGAAGTTTGGGTGGTAACAGATCATGAGGAAATTGCAAACCAGATAAAGGAGTTAGGAGGCAATGTTTTTTTTTCGCAGAAAGAACATGAGAGTGGATCTGATAGAATTGCAGAAGCTTTAGAATCCGTCCATTCTGATATTATCGTAAATGTTCAAGGAGATGAGCCTTTCCAGGATAAAGATTCATTAGCGGATTTAGTTGCTGAGTTTACTAATACTGGAGTGGAAGTAGCATCACTTAAGACAATGATTTCTGAGGATGAGGCCCAAAACCCAAATTTCGTAAAAGTTGTGACGGACCATTTAGGAGATGCTTTATATTTCTCTAGATCAGCTATTCCTTATAATCGGGATAAAATAAAGAGATTAAGTTATTGGAAACATATAGGGGTCTATGCTTATAGGAGGAAAGCCTTATTGGGCTTTACGCAGATGAAGAAAAGTGAGTTGGAGACATTAGAAATGTTAGAGCAATTACGTTTGTTAGAAAATGGCGTTAAAATCCGAATGGTAGAAACCAAGCATCATACGGTGGCCATTGATACCTTGGAAGATTTAGAAAGGGCTCGAAGTATTTTGGGCTTGAAATAA